The following coding sequences lie in one Apium graveolens cultivar Ventura chromosome 3, ASM990537v1, whole genome shotgun sequence genomic window:
- the LOC141710606 gene encoding uncharacterized protein LOC141710606 produces MKKRYRNGEVWDFEHEMVISGLGMGREVILGLDGGTTSTVCVCIPIVPFTDHLPDPPPLLARAVAGCSNHNSVGDAAARETLEQVMAEALSKSGSTRSAVRAVCLAVSGVNHPTDQQRILNWLSAIFPSHVQLFVENDAVAALASGTLGELHGCVLIAGTGTIAYGFTSDRRDARASGAGPILGDWGSGYGIAAQALTAVIRAHDGRGPHTSLVCRILQELDLISPDELIGWTYADPSWARIAALVPVVITCAEAGDEVANKILLDAVQELASSVKAVVRRLELCGKDGEEHFPLVMVGGILEANKRWDIGKEVIACISKDFPGVIPIRPKVEPAIGAALLAWNILMKQSRRAALRS; encoded by the exons ATGAAGAAGAGATATAGAAACGGAGAAGTGTGGGATTTTGAGCATGAAATGGTGATTTCTGGACTTGGTATGGGTCGAGAAGTAATACTTGGGTTGGATGGTGGAACCACTTCTACTGTTTGTGTATGCATACCTATTGTCCCTTTTACCGATCACCTGCCTGACCCTCCTCCGCTTCTTGCTCGAGCTGTGGCTGGATGCTCCAATCACAACAGTGTTGGAG ATGCTGCTGCAAGGGAGACACTGGAACAAGTTATGGCCGAAGCTCTTTCTAAGTCGGGTTCAACACGGTCAGCTGTTCGAGCTGTTTGTTTGGCTGTATCTGGTGTCAACCATCCAACAGACCAGCAAAGAATTTTAAATTGGCTTAG TGCTATATTTCCGAGCCATGTCCAACTGTTTGTTGAGAATGATGCTGTGGCAGCTCTGGCAAGTGGAACTTTAGGAGAACTTCACGGATGTGTTCTAATTGCTGGTACAGGCACTATTGCTTATGGATTCACGTCGGATAGAAGAGATGCCCGGGCTTCTGGTGCAGGCCCTATATTAGGTGACTGGGGAAG TGGATATGGCATTGCTGCACAGGCATTAACAGCAGTAATCAGGGCTCATGATGGTCGTGGTCCGCATACAAGTCTGGTGTGTCGTATACTGCAGGAGCTTGATCTTATATCTCCAGATGAACTTATCGG GTGGACCTACGCTGACCCTTCCTGGGCTCGAATTGCAGCTCTTGTCCCTGTTGTGATAACTTGTGCAGAAGCAGGCGATGAAGTTGCAAACAAAATTTTGTTAGATGCAGTTCAGGAGTTAGCTTCAAGTGTGAAGGCTGTTGTAAGAAGACTGGAATTGTGTGGAAAAG atGGAGAGGAGCATTTTCCTCTTGTGATGGTCGGTGGTATTCTTGAAGCCAACAAAAGATGGGACATTGGAAAAGAAGTGATTGCTTGCATCTCGAAGGACTTCCCGGGAGTTATCCCAATTCGGCCAAAG GTGGAGCCAGCTATTGGTGCGGCATTGCTTGCTTGGAATATCCTGATGAAACAATCACGGAGGGCTGCTCTCAGAAGTTAA
- the LOC141711801 gene encoding DEAD-box ATP-dependent RNA helicase 53, mitochondrial-like has translation MSTLVKSSLFSKRIKLALLTQQSFSILQHTHHLFSTDHFISGQAPQFSTFLGKIYNGGCINVTKSVPGVKRDFHGGGFLNFRGSFGFSQSVRNVVEEVSEEEVKKGGSGNDEGLEISKLGISSEIVYALAKKGITKLFPIQKAVLEPAMQGRDMIGRARTGTGKTLAFGIPIMDKIIRFNAKHGQGRNPLAICLAPTRELARQVNKEFCDSAPNLETLCCYGGVPISTQMQKLYRGIDIVVGTPGRVIDLIKRRVLDLSEVQFVVLDEADQMLNVGFAEDVETILENLPQQHQTMMFSATMPSWIVKLSQKFLNNPLTIDLVGDSDQKLAEGITLYSIVSDMHERPAIIGPLVTEHAKGGKCIVFTQTKRDADRLAYSMQRNFPCEALHGDHSQNQRERTLSGFCNGEFNILVATDVAARGLDVPNVDLVIHFELPNTSEMFVHRSGRTGRAGKTGSAILIYSSEQSRDVKGIERQVGCKFAELPRIAVESGTRDMFRDTGNFGGQFGSLGSGRFGNSGRFNSYGGSDRGSYSGHFGGDYGRTGGFGGSSGRSGGGFGGSSGRSGGGFGGSSGRSGGGFGGSSGRSGGFGGSSGRSGGFGGSSGRSSGGFGESSGRSSGGFGDFSGRSGDGFGGSADYSRGSARSSSFSGSERGGSGGFGSRGGADRSSGFGEPFSGRSSGFGDSRSSKDSRSSWFSDSVDD, from the exons ATGAGTACTCTTGTAAAAAGCTCACTCTTTTCGAAGAGAATCAAGCTCGCTTTACTAACCCAacaatctttttcgattcttCAACACACCCATCATCTATTTTCAACTGATCACTTCATTTCAGGACAAGCTCCCCAATTTTCCACATTTTTGGGGAAGATATACAATGGTGGCTGTATAAATGTGACTAAAAGTGTGCCTGGTGTTAAAAGAGACTTTCATGGTGGCGGGTTCTTGAATTTCAGGGGATCTTTCGGGTTTTCGCAGTCAGTTCGTAATGTAGTAGAGGAGGTAAGTGAGGAGGAAGTGAAGAAAGGGGGAAGTGGAAATGATGAGGGTCTTGAAATATCGAAACTTGGGATTTCTAGTGAGATTGTTTATGCTTTGGCCAAGAAGGGTATCACTAAGCTTTTCCCAATTCAG AAAGCTGTGTTGGAACCAGCAATGCAAGGACGTGACATGATAGGTCGAGCTAGAACGGGAACAGGGAAGACTCTGGCTTTTGGGATTCCAATTATGGATAAGATTATTCGTTTTAATGCTAAGCATGG aCAAGGAAGGAATCCCCTGGCAATATGTTTGGCTCCAACAAGGGAGCTTGCTCGTCAAGTTAACAAAGAATTTTGTGATTCTGCACCCAACTTAGAAACATTGTGTTGTTATGGTGGTGTGCCTATTTCTACTCAAATGCAAAAGCTTTATCGTGGCATCGATATTGTTGTTGGCACTCCAGGGCGAGTTATTGATCTTATTAAAAGAAGAGTGTTGGACTTGTCAGAGGTTCAATTTGTTGTTCTAGATGAGGCTGATCAAATGCTTAATGTGGGATTTGCTGAAGATGTTGAGACAATCTTAGAGAATTTGCCACAGCAGCATCAGACAATGATGTTCTCAGCAACAATGCCAAGTTGGATCGTAAAACTTTCTCAGAAGTTCTTAAATAATCCGTTGACTATTGATCTT GTAGGAGATTCTGACCAGAAGTTGGCAGAAGGAATCACACTCTACTCAATTGTGTCTGACATGCATGAGAGACCTGCAATTATTGGGCCATTAGTAACT GAACATGCAAAAGGAGGTAAATGCATTGTTTTCACTCAAACAAAACGTGATGCTGATAGATTGGCATATTCCATGCAAAGGAACTTTCCTTGTGAAGCTTTGCATGGAGATCATTCTCAGAATCAGAGGGAAAGAACACTTTCAGGTTTTTGTAATGGTGAATTTAATATTTTGGTTGCCACTGATGTTGCTGCTCGCGGTCTTGATGTACCTAATGTTGATCTG GTGATACATTTTGAACTGCCAAACACTTCGGAGATGTTTGTTCATCGATCTGGCCGGACTGGTCGGGCTGGGAAGACAGGAAGTGCAATTCTTATATATTCATCTGAGCAATCAAGGGATGTTAAAGGCATTGAACGGCAAGTAGGTTGCAAATTTGCAGAG CTTCCTAGGATTGCGGTTGAGAGTGGAACCAGAGACATGTTCAGGGACACGGGAAATTTTGGTGGACAGTTTGGATCTCTTGGAAGTGGTCGATTTGGTAATTCAGGCCGCTTTAATAGTTATGGTGGTTCTGATAGAGGATCTTATAGTGGCCATTTTGGTGGGGATTACGGTCGCACTGGTGGTTTTGGCGGGTCTTCAGGCCGCTCGGGTGGTGGTTTTGGTGGGTCTTCAGGCCGCTCGGGTGGTGGTTTTGGCGGGTCTTCAGGCCGCTCCGGGGGCGGTTTTGGCGGGTCTTCAGGCCGTTCGGGTGGTTTTGGCGGGTCTTCAGGGCGTTCGGGCGGTTTTGGAGGGTCTTCAGGGCGTTCCAGTGGTGGTTTTGGAGAGTCTTCAGGCCGTTCGAGTGGTGGGTTTGGCGACTTCTCTGGTCGTTCTGGTGATGGGTTTGGTGGATCTGCAGATTACTCAAGGGGTTCAGCTCGTTCAAGTAGTTTTAGTGGATCAGAGCGTGGAGGTTCAGGTGGCTTTGGAAGCAGGGGTGGTGCAGATCGTTCAAGTGGTTTTGGAGAACCTTTTTCAGGTCGTTCAAGTGGGTTTGGTGATTCACGCTCTAGTAAAGACAGTCGTTCTAGTTGGTTTAGTGACTCTGTGGATGACTAA